In a single window of the Nicotiana tomentosiformis chromosome 10, ASM39032v3, whole genome shotgun sequence genome:
- the LOC104085425 gene encoding uncharacterized protein isoform X1 — MRSSSKESKRKNKYGSSPTRTRPVKPSGPDSRPSGSRLSRPPSAALLESEIVTDSDLALFEKLEISSNNNPRSFPYSVKQQCWGKAEKVKGRDPDRWRRDPLGNILFRKLVGCPGCLCHDYDHIIPYSKGGQSTLENCQVLQATVNRSKGNRTDISKAELIQRSSYCRVSGRDMDLLELSAYGNVRHGQDSGGCKIHLCRCSHWVAVVV, encoded by the exons ATGAGGTCATCAAGTAAAGAAAGCAAAAGGAAAAACAAGTATGGTTCATCCCCAACAAGAACCCGACCCGTTAAACCATCAGGACCCGACTCAAGACCTTCGGGTTCCAGGCTATCTCGTCCACCATCAGCTGCTCTCCTTGAGAGTGAAATTGTCACTGATTCAGACTTGGCTTTGTTTGAGAAGCTTGAAATTTCTTCTAATAACAACCCAAGAAGTTTCCCGTATAGTGTGAAGCAGCAGTGTTGGGGGAAAGCGGAGAAAGTGAAGGGTAGAGACCCGGACCGATGGCGCCGCGACCCGTTGGGGAATATACTGTTTCGGAAGCTTGTGGGTTGTCCTGGTTGTCTATGCCATGACTATGACCATATTATTCCCTATTCCAAG GGTGGACAAAGTACATTAGAGAATTGTCAGGTTCTGCAG GCGACAGTTAATCGATCCAAGGGGAATCGAACTGATATATCAAAGGCTGAACTTATTCAGAGAAGTTCTTATTGTCGGGTTTCAG GTCGTGACATGGATCTTCTTGAACTTTCTGCCTACGGCAATGTCCGTCATGGGCAAGATTCTGGGGGATGTAAAATTCA TTTGTGTAGGTGCAGCCACTGGGTTGCTGTTGTTGTGTAG
- the LOC104085425 gene encoding uncharacterized protein isoform X2 — MRSSSKESKRKNKYGSSPTRTRPVKPSGPDSRPSGSRLSRPPSAALLESEIVTDSDLALFEKLEISSNNNPRSFPYSVKQQCWGKAEKVKGRDPDRWRRDPLGNILFRKLVGCPGCLCHDYDHIIPYSKGGQSTLENCQVLQATVNRSKGNRTDISKAELIQRSSYCRVSGRDMDLLELSAYGNVRHGQDSGGCKIQCSHWVAVVV, encoded by the exons ATGAGGTCATCAAGTAAAGAAAGCAAAAGGAAAAACAAGTATGGTTCATCCCCAACAAGAACCCGACCCGTTAAACCATCAGGACCCGACTCAAGACCTTCGGGTTCCAGGCTATCTCGTCCACCATCAGCTGCTCTCCTTGAGAGTGAAATTGTCACTGATTCAGACTTGGCTTTGTTTGAGAAGCTTGAAATTTCTTCTAATAACAACCCAAGAAGTTTCCCGTATAGTGTGAAGCAGCAGTGTTGGGGGAAAGCGGAGAAAGTGAAGGGTAGAGACCCGGACCGATGGCGCCGCGACCCGTTGGGGAATATACTGTTTCGGAAGCTTGTGGGTTGTCCTGGTTGTCTATGCCATGACTATGACCATATTATTCCCTATTCCAAG GGTGGACAAAGTACATTAGAGAATTGTCAGGTTCTGCAG GCGACAGTTAATCGATCCAAGGGGAATCGAACTGATATATCAAAGGCTGAACTTATTCAGAGAAGTTCTTATTGTCGGGTTTCAG GTCGTGACATGGATCTTCTTGAACTTTCTGCCTACGGCAATGTCCGTCATGGGCAAGATTCTGGGGGATGTAAAATTCA GTGCAGCCACTGGGTTGCTGTTGTTGTGTAG
- the LOC104085424 gene encoding cyclic dof factor 1, with protein MRELKDPEIKLFGKKIALPENIKMWPLTVSGEDPGEGNSGNASCGVKDSETNIGSDCDGCLEDEKVSSEEKDEENQEAEKDHISGELSETKSEEKDQNQMMEESEDPRLLSESDNNPKTPNIDEDSPALKTSKTENDPNDAYSQQKTLKKPDKILPCPRCNSMDTKFCYYNNYNVNQPRHFCKSCQRYWTAGGTMRNVPVGAGRRKNKNSATHCHHITIPEVLQAARIDPPNGFHHPTFKPNGTVLSFGPDSPLCESMASVLNLTEKKVANGIHNGFYGPENKNSFRKAGENGDDCCSGSSVTTSTSMIDGGTHRRNELAVPNVNGFAPPVPCIPSVPWPYPWNAAVPLPAIFPPGYPLPFCPPPYWNCNMLGPWSIPWLTPPSPTENPKGSGSAPNSPLGKHSREGDLLKSNSPDEKEPSEEKNSERSVLVPKTLRIDDPDEAAKSSIWSTLGIKYDSVSRGGLFKALQPKSDKKDHTATTSPMLQANPAALSRSLSFQERA; from the exons ATGAGGGAATTGAAGGATCCAGAGATTAAGTTGTTTGGTAAGAAGATTGCTTTGCCGGAGAACATAAAAATGTGGCCTTTGACAGTCTCCGGCGAAGATCCCGGCGAAGGTAATTCTGGAAATGCTAGCTGTGGTGTTAAAGATAGCGAGACGAATATTGGGTCTGACTGTGATGGATGTTTAGAGGATGAGAAAGTAAGCAGTGAGGAGAAAGATGAAGAAAATCAAGAAGCTGAGAAG GATCATATATCAGGAGAGCTCAGCGAAACCAAGTCGGAGGAGAAAGATCAAAATCAGATGATGGAAGAATCAGAAGATCCTAGGCTTTTATCAGAGTCAGACAACAATCCAAAAACTCCTAATATTGATGAAGATTCACCTGCATTAAAAACCTCCAAGACTGAAAATGATCCGAACGATGCATACTCTCAGCAAAAAACTCTTAAGAAGCCAGACAAAATTCTCCCATGCCCCCGTTGTAATAGTATGGATACCAAATTCTGCTACTATAACAATTACAATGTCAACCAGCCTCGACATTTCTGCAAGAGCTGCCAGAGATATTGGACTGCTGGCGGTACCATGAGGAATGTGCCTGTGGGAGCTGGTCGTCGCAAGAACAAGAATTCTGCAACGCATTGTCATCACATTACAATCCCTGAAGTCCTCCAAGCGGCAAGAATCGATCCTCCAAATGGATTTCATCATCCAACGTTCAAACCCAATGGTACTGTACTATCATTTGGTCCTGACTCACCTCTCTGTGAATCTATGGCTTCTGTGTTAAACCTTACAGAGAAAAAGGTAGCAAATGGGATTCATAACGGTTTCTACGGGCCTGAAAACAAGAACTCCTTTCGCAAAGCTGGAGAAAATGGGGATGACTGTTGTAGTGGATCTTCGGTCACTACATCAACTTCAATGATCGATGGAGGCACTCATAGGCGCAATGAGTTAGCCGTTCCAAATGTAAATGGCTTCGCACCTCCAGTTCCTTGCATACCCAGCGTTCCTTGGCCTTACCCATGGAATGCTGCAGTTCCTCTTCCAGCTATTTTCCCTCCCGGATATCCATTGCCATTCTGTCCTCCACCCTACTGGAATTGCAATATGCTTGGTCCGTGGAGTATTCCCTGGTTGACTCCACCCTCGCCAACCGAGAACCCAAAAGGGTCAGGATCTGCTCCTAATTCACCTTTAGGGAAGCATTCAAGGGAAGGGGACTTGCTTAAGTCAAACAGTCCCGACGAAAAAGAACCATCTGAAGAAAAGAATTCAGAAAGGTCTGTTTTGGTCCCAAAAACTTTGCGTATCGATGATCCTGATGAAGCTGCAAAGAGTTCTATATGGTCAACTCTAGGAATTAAATACGACTCTGTTAGCAGGGGAGGGCTTTTTAAGGCCTTGCAACCGAAAAGTGATAAAAAAGATCATACTGCCACTACATCTCCAATGTTGCAGGCTAACCCTGCAGCCTTATCTAGGTCCCTCAGCTTCCAGGAGAGAGCGTAA
- the LOC138899751 gene encoding uncharacterized protein codes for MILPSFIIRERPIGEILLALDVQALANMFVRMDILEPSVSRSSLFERIKARQYDNPYFLVLRDTAQHGDAKEVTIDDDDDDGVKYEHQRLGGLLQRLYIPAWKWERITMNFVVGLPRTLRRFDIVWVIVDRLPKSAHFIPFMTTYSLRDARLLGTNLVYDALEKVKLIRERLCTAQSRQKSYADTMARDVAYMVGEKVLLRVSRMKGVMRFGDKGKLSPRYVGPFEVLERVGVVSYRHALPPSLLGFNPVHHVSMIRKYYEDLSYVLDFSKVPLDGDLTYDVESMAILDRQV; via the exons atgatattaccatcatttatcatccgggaaaggccaattgGGGAGATACtattagctttggatgttcaggctttggccaacatgTTCGTGAGgatggatattttggagcctagtgtATCAcgttcttctttgtttgagcgtatcaaGGCACGTCAGTATGATAATCCCTATTTTCTTGTCCTAAGAGACACGGCgcagcatggtgatgctaaggaggttactattgatgatgatgatgatgatggg gtgaagtacgagcatcagaggctggGTGGTTTGCTACAGAGGCTATATATTCCGgcgtggaagtgggagcgtatcactatgaattttgtagttgggcttccacggaccttgaggagatttgatattgtgtgggtcattgtggacagactgcccaagtctgcacacttcattccattCATGACTACTTACTCTTTGAG GGatgctaggttgttgggcactaatttggtttatgatgctttggagaaggtgaagttgattcggGAACGGCTTTGTacagcgcagtctaggcagaagagttatgcagacacGATGGCCCGTGATGTGGCatacatggtgggtgagaaggttctacttagAGTTTCAcgcatgaagggtgtgatgaggttcggtgataagggcaagttaagccctaggtatgttggtccttttgaggtgctagAGAGAGTTGGAGTGGTGTCCTATAGAcatgccttgccacctagtttattgGGATTTAACCCAGTGCATCATGTTTCCATGATCCGGAAGTATTATGAGGATCTGTCATATGTATTAGACTTCAGCAAGGTGCCGTTGgatggagatttgacttatgatgtggagtcgatggctattttggatcggcaagtttaa